A single region of the Plasmodium malariae genome assembly, chromosome: 7 genome encodes:
- the PH gene encoding PH domain-containing protein, putative has protein sequence MYSIKLFVSICLCNILLSSSIPILFNKNLDKWTRELLKVSKSEYNNLNEINELTDRKFCGKSLNHLAGLILDQSDREAKLIIEGSITSNKLIFKLGNIKEKEINISDITLPIETLSNKCINIRQLKDNIDSTILCLASKVLRNFWVNSITDAVLCKLTKSKGKLPQFNYAIDNDEKSIDEKELEEKEQEDEELSSKAHVKENEKDQVKKKIINEEFDEEQENKQKGLKLRIAKSKFGQPNIKINGKNIEDIKKEGSEKEKNKLEN, from the exons ATGTATTcgataaaattatttgtttccATTTGTCTGTGTAACATCCTCTTAAGCAGCAGCATCCCTATACTGTTTAACAAAAATCTTGACAAGTGGACAAGAGAACTTTTAAAAGTTTCTAAAAGTGAATATAACAacttaaatgaaataaatgagCTCACTGATAGAAAATTTTGTGGTAAATCCCTTAATCACTTAGCAGGATTAATATTAGACCAATCGGATAGAGAagcaaaattaattattgaAGGATCTATTACATccaataaattaatatttaaattaggaaatataaaagaaaaagaaataaacatAAGTGATATAACATTACCAATAGAAACTTTATCAAATAAATGTATCAACATACGACAACTTAAAGACAATATCGATTCTACAATATTGTGTTTGGCTAGTAAAGTTCTCAGAAATTTTTGGGTTAATTCTATAACGGACGCCGTCCTATGTAAACTAACAAAAAGTAAAGGAAAATTGCCCCAATTTAATTATGCAATAGATAATGATGAAAAGAGCATCGATGAGAAAGAACTGGAAGAGAAAGAGCAAGAGGATGAAGAACTAAGCAGTAAAGCACatgtaaaagaaaatgaaaaagatcaagtaaaaaaaaaaattattaatgaaGAATTTGATGAAGAGCAAGAAAACAAGCAAAAAGGTCTAAAATTGCGTATAGCCAAAAGTAAATTTGGTCAaccaaatataaaaatcaatgggaaaaatatagaagatattaaaaaagaggg GtctgaaaaggaaaaaaataaactagaAAATTAG
- the PmUG01_07015800 gene encoding conserved Plasmodium protein, unknown function, producing MNNFSINRTNFFILIILLLIRKNKNLDGSFSGLNVKRKIRFLNVMCRAGEMLTYDFKCEQCKKGFYNFSRVNNVCLPCPLGTFSDKLGSVVCRNCPNGSTTNAVGSQSELECICNKGYKLNTLSRKCIKCNVLEFCDDNENIWSFKNMCMKEKNEEYVELCNEMKHEEIYNYQILCFKKGVCLNFKEKRSCSEGNKLIQCKICEENYRYDFISPQNSPCILCHLPTYLVTLYFFLLIFFINILTVLCLNNTRQMILIKMFIKYTHYISLLRYVNSNYDHYIANVFYFFTIGIPLNEILDCIITKGTNSERIIKKVNFLLFLPPLYVVFSLLCTFSLYLYIKKIKVRLNNSTTSSKGKKLISENEIASGLIKNENLSNTFHKSHLSYSRTKNKNARDFIDIHDIIITEGFGKCFFRFFILYHDFLYFETIRLCIFFYLCNYDEHRRASFIIIDDSLKCSELRSKNYLKIWIIVIYNTFIKFSKYFILLLKKSMKKRKNSTILDKALLIHSSVTYALHGADDFFLLLFLVLFHKRFLNNVNSSLIYNCKNGIYNTNIHTAQYIITTVSFLLYIVIIYLYIYDWGPTQELEQNYEHGYILHKTSRFTYYEKKRKYDESGRNVHNKGDNRSESYHIQSGNIKNGNTQNDNRYDGGKKRPLSEEVRTFEMILHEENNEKVEVDVKEESREGSSDSNDSIFDKSKQLDNNSRNGSSGRKTRHCNTNIFSKCKVANVVTELIKKKKIDKFVYYFSMFIHITVLLSYYTISSYVHLSGFHGIITLISIICNCIIYVTFFLLLLKCVKEDIKNVARKNISRIKKLLEKMTCIKKSISRNPKIAILENKSCKNLNDLKLRNDEIEEQFVLKNEKRSIKLINNILKSSRNYMNRFSKTVNKSTVDIDKETPPKKNNNKKKKYVKRYKLFNISKTWIFFLYNVIDLSDEPEKCLAMFISLTLEKRFPNLNLEECLKVLNQNHFDEIKNISFILKNFLKCKDKFLNILKKKKKMQHMDYESLIIFAWGMSILSYCNLGDINYNLSTILFHISNVLNKCRYFKNAMDHYLASFNFPHSDLYNMTRNINHRRALTLSDRSFSDNYYYDYSERTKKNFNFVDCGTQDFTICRERLCGNNDEDKNSNVKDEQLRVHRMNNTDFPISSLENSSYDDWCTAMKKENLMNDLEGLLLNGELNLMIMQLLNSRKKGGVKGIGNTKKDGFFFDVSHIYSAELCRIFLHCLLVDVSELYFNIHYKYTCEKYICTNIVNLWGYNISNNFYMKRYFEYLEKYNKSYSDIFANDKILDRVTQYENKDTGITFNIPDYINRNVLDIDFYHAFERLNSKSKNYLTNLTQEEGDCLNVKDLTDFAQVDTNVKEIEEKRRKREKEKKKEEFLKFFCNASPVFIEKCCLGCLDIDELKLMEQKKRDFITLYENMGGEYIDHYIIKNYEQKINYFQMDNYGSVISISGTSLRKLQNMESKIKKKGDIEIDERSNINYKSEENDLLSINYMQFLNKNMYNYMNYEHVKGGKFVIFTHNSYRCNAGITGDLKGINFYDKNSLVIINPSIILPKECTVELWLYLDAKIDNVKYKNFVFSDKSGNSLFVIDRKNEKIENIEVHITQMERLSRNYRNDYDIEKKMGIRRGRCEKNCINYVNCSNCGGIYIESEKTKKWGKLNKIIKKNKWNLLNLTKCPNGLIYYINGKYLSRISYEVLDLEKNFEVSIFGNSCFGNNNIGLCSSFKIYEFLNKEEIKRRYKLIKNIKCKEMIGDNINMEIDNTIIEGIDIRNEFMIENIFFMYFAQSQKNNTRVIPLANDSKYKFKVYQLKFFTKYSMAENNLYGRNILFCEAGKKDECKFGEVTTPVLHLKKGNKIKNANNSNEKKGEKKKDKNNHSKINLIYDRDEYGYDIYFKKISRKGDLPKIYGINVFSDNLSFACDMSSFYNLVLYPSLSIYNELIKPCGYTISAWVFFPIEKNISFSSLISGENDTHVCIFNDDLILGCIENYNKEKKGYINYHSSGYSIKKLNKGWYYLSVVGTLKGQFYFINGGFKGYHKFCSFDNIKYIGNSSLFINPFPYICFIQVSNKPLSMNDILYEYTISPSCYNFTYSYYYFYLSSFFANLITNELKNDSITLVSDSSISANHLNNADYVHFDITENYDVHIYPYHESKRYYFSVSLNSMKNRRLYFFNSIKDQVNNLSIYLNNYVLLPENWTIFTVINLSYVNESSYHCLLGGQNGSSHIVIDGSDLSLGVLTNLEHLSNFSNSGCGFLCQQGSYNKFKNKKKFRGEKNENIINISLKENSTPKELSLERSFSNNKKNYNRNGNNKINPYMLKHKKYYGKFHSSGYNFQNMLNKNILLTSRCAKNEQTFFINTSKVGVCHSCSSPITCIGNCSSINNEYLSPFGFYKFVRIVFEYVTDEQIREYYNALNL from the exons TGCAGAGCTGGAGAGATGCTTACCTAC GACTTTAAATGTGAACAGTGTAAAAAAgggttttataatttttcgaGAGTGAACAATGTATGTTTGCCTTGTCCTCTAGGCACATTTAGCGACAAACTGGGGTCTGTGGTTTGTCGAAACTGTCCCAACGGATCTa CTACAAATGCTGTGGGGTCACAATCCGAATTAGAATGCATATGTAATAAAG gttaCAAATTAAACACTCTCTCAAGGAAATGCATAAAATGCAATGTCCTAGAATTCTGTgatgataatgaaaatatttggTCGTTTAAAAACATGTgcatgaaagaaaaaaatgaagaatatgTAGAATTATGTAATGAAATGAAACATGAAGAGATATACAATTATCAGATCTTGTGTTTCAAAAAAGGGGTATGCTTAAATTTCAAGGAAAAGAGAAGTTGTTCAGAAGGGAATAAATTAATACAGTGTAAAATT TGTGAGGAAAATTACAGATACGACTTTATATCTCCGCAGAACAGTCCTTGTATTCTTTGCCATTTACCAACCTATTTAGTaactctttattttttcctactgatattttttataaatatcttAACAGTTTTATGTTTAAACAATACGAGACAAATGatactaataaaaatgtttatcaAATACACTCACTACATTTCCCTTCTAAG ATACGTTAATTCAAATTACGACCACTATATAgcaaatgtattttatttttttaccattGGCATACCACTTAATGAAATTTTGGACTGCATAATTACC AAAGGAACAAACAGTGAAAGAATTATAAAGAaggttaattttttattatttttacctcCGTTATATGTAGTATTTTCCCTGCTTTGTACATTTTCCctttatctttatataa AAAAAATCAAAGTCAGACTAAATAACAGTACAACTAGCTCTAAGGGAAAAAAACTCATTTCAGAAAATGAAATAGCCAGCggtttaattaaaaatgaaaatctTTCAAACACTTTTCATAAATCACACTTAAGTTATTCcagaacaaaaaataaaaatgcacgTGACTTTATAGACATACatgatataattattacagaAGGGTTTGGTAAATGTTTTTTTCGTTTCTTTATACTATATcatgattttttatatttcgaAACAATAAgattatgcatttttttttatttgtgtaATTATGATGAACATAGACGAGCAAGTTTTATCATAATTGATGATTCATTAAAATGTTCAGAACTGAGGAGTAAaaactatttaaaaatttggataatagtaatatataatacgtttataaaattttctaaatattttatattattattaaagaaaagtatgaaaaaaagaaagaattcTACCATTTTAGATAAAGCACTGTTAATACATTCTAGCGTAACATATGCCCTTCATGGAGCAGATGATTTTTTCTTGCTATTATTTCTAGTTTTATTTCACAAGCGTTTTCTGAATAATGTAAATTcttctttaatttataattgtaaaaatggtATCTACAATACTAACATCCACACAGctcaatatattataactacTGTATCGTTTTTACTTTAcattgtaattatttatttatatatatacgattGGGGCCCTACACAAGAGTTGGAACAAAATTATGAGCATggttatattttacataaaacaaGTAGATTCAcctattatgaaaaaaaaagaaaatatgatGAAAGTGGAAgaaatgtacataataaGGGAGATAATAGGTCAGAAAGTTACCATATTCAAAGTggaaacataaaaaatggaaacaCTCAAAATGACAACAGATATGATGGAGGAAAAAAGAGGCCTTTGTCGGAAGAAGTTCGAACCTTTGAAATGATACTACATGAAGAGAATAACGAAAAGGTTGAAGTTGATGTGAAGGAAGAAAGTAGAGAAGGCTCCAGTGACAGTAACGATTCTATATTTGACAAAAGTAAGCAACTTGACAATAACAGCAGAAATGGAAGTAGTGGAAGAAAAACACGACATTGTAATACCAACATATTTAGCAAATGCAAAGTAGCAAATGTTGTAACtgaattaataaagaaaaaaaaaatagataaatttGTGTATTACTTTTCCATGTTCATACATATTACTGTTTTATTGTCTTATTATACCATTTCAAGTTACGTGCACCTAAGCGGTTTTCATGGTATTATAACTCTTATTTCAATAATATGCAAttgtataatttatgtaacattttttttattgcttcTAAAATGCGTCaaagaagatataaaaaacgttgctagaaaaaatataagcagAATTAAAAAGCTGCTGGAAAAAATGACCTGTATTAAGAAGTCCATTTCAAGAAACCCGAAAATAGCTATAttggaaaataaaagttgtaaaaatttaaatgatttGAAATTACGAAATGATGAAATAGAAGAACAGTTTGTGCTGAAAAACGAGAAAAGAagcataaaattaattaacaacattttaaaaagtagtAGAAATTACATGAACCGTTTTTCAAAAACAGTTAATAAGTCGACAGTTGATATTGATAAGGAAACCCCccccaaaaaaaataataataaaaaaaagaaatacgtgaaaagatataaattatttaatatttcgaAAACgtggattttttttttatataatgttattGATTTGTCTGATGAGCCTGAAAAATGTCTAGCCATGTTCATAAGTTTAACATTAGAGAAGAGGTTTCCAAATCTGAACCTAGAAGAGTGTTTAAAAGTGTTGAATCAGAATCATTttgatgaaataaaaaatatttctttcattttaaaaaattttctcaaATGCAAGGACAAATTTTTGAACATcttgaagaagaagaaaaaaatgcaacATATGGATTATGAGTCTTTAATCATTTTTGCATGGGGAATGAGTATTTTAAGTTATTGTAACTTAGGAGATATAAACTATAATTTGTcaactattttatttcatatttcaaATGTCTTAAATAAATGTAGATATTTTAAGAATGCAATGGATCATTATTTGGCtagttttaattttccaCACAGCGATTTATACAATATGACGAGAAACATAAATCATAGAAGAGCACTTACTTTAAGTGATCGTTCTTTCAgtgataattattattatgattattcagaaagaacaaaaaaaaattttaattttgtggATTGTGGAACGCAGGACTTCACTATTTGTAGAGAAAGATTGTGTGGAAATAATGATGAGGATAAAAACTCAAACGTAAAAGATGAACAATTGAGAGTGCATAGGATGAATAACACAGACTTTCCAATTTCATCTTTGGAAAATAGTTCATATGACGACTGGTGTACGGctatgaaaaaggaaaacctGATGAACGACCTAGAGGGGTTACTATTAAATGGCGAACTGAACCTTATGATTATGCAGTTGCTGAATAGTAGAAAAAAAGGGg GTGTTAAGGGAATAGGCAATACAAAGAAAGATGGATTCTTCTTTGACGTCAGTCACATATACTCTGCTGAGTTGTGCAGAATATTCCTTCACTGTTTATTAGTGGATGTCAGCGAATTGTATTTCAAcatacattataaatatacatgcgagaaatatatatgcactaATATAGTAAATTTGTGGGGATATAATATAagtaacaatttttatatgaaaagatattttgaatatttggaaaaatataataaatcatataGTGATATATTTgcaaatgataaaatattggACAGAGTCACACAATACGAGAATAAAGACACTGGTATCACTTTTAATATACCTGATTATATAAATAGGAACGTTTTAGACATCGATTTTTATCATGCATTTGAACGGTTGAATAGTAAATCCAAAAATTACTTAACAAATTTAACGCAGGAAGAAGGGGATTGTTTAAATGTTAAAGACTTAACCGATTTTGCACAAGTAGATACTAATGTAAAAGAGATagaggaaaaaagaagaaaaagagaaaaagaaaaaaagaaggaagaatttttaaaatttttttgtaatgcTTCACCTgtttttatagaaaaatgtTGTCTTGGATGTCTAGATATTGATGAGCTAAAACTgatggaacaaaaaaaaagagatttTATTAccttatatgaaaatatggGAGGGGAATATATTgatcattatattataaaaaattatgaacagaaAATAAACTATTTTCAGATGGACAACTACGGTTCAGTTATTTCGATAAGTGGAACATCTTTAAGGAAGTTACAAAATATGGaatcaaaaattaaaaaaaagggagaCATAGAAATAGATGAAAGGAGtaacataaattataaaagcgAAGAAAATGACCTGCTAAGCATAAATTACAtgcaatttttaaataaaaatatgtataactACATGAATTATGAACATGTGAAGGGTGGGAAATTTGTCATATTCACACATAACAGTTATAGGTGTAATGCTGGTATTACAGGTGATTTAAAgggtataaatttttatgataaaaattcatTAGTCATTATAAACCCATCAATTATTTTACCTAAGGAATGTACTGTAGAATTATGGCTATATTTAGATGCGAAAATAGATAAtgtaaaatacaaaaattttgttttttcggATAAATCAGGGAATTCCCTATTCGTTATTGAtaggaaaaatgaaaaaattgaaaatatagaAGTACATATCACGCAGATGGAAAGGTTAAGTAGGAATTATAGAAATGATTATGatatagaaaagaaaatggGCATAAGGAGGGGCAGATGTGAGAAAAACTGTATTAACTACGTTAACTGTAGTAATTGTGGTGGTATTTACATAGAAAGCgagaaaacgaaaaaatggggaaaactcaacaaaataataaaaaaaaataaatggaatttactaaatttaacaaaatgtCCTAATggtttaatttattatattaatggaAAATACTTAAGCAGAATTTCATATGAAGTACTAGATTTAGAGAAAAATTTTGAGGTAAGCATATTTGGTAATTCTTGTTttggaaataataatataggaTTATGTTcctcttttaaaatatatgagtttttaaataaagaggaaataaaaagaagatacaaattaataaaaaatataaaatgtaaagaaaTGATAGGTGACAATATAAACATGGAAATAGACAATACTATTATAGAAGGTATAGATATTAGAAACGAATTTATGAtcgaaaatatattttttatgtattttgcGCAATCACAGAAGAATAATACTAGAGTGATACCACTAGCAAATGACTCGAAGTACAAATTTAAGGTTTAtcagttaaaattttttaccaAATATAGTATGGcagaaaataatttgtatgGTCGTAATATCCTATTTTGTGAGGCTGGAAAGAAAGATGAGTGCAAATTTGGAGAGGTCACCACCCCCGTATTGCATTTGAAGAagggaaataaaattaaaaatgcaaataattctaatgaaaagaaaggtgaaaaaaagaaagataagAATAACCATTCCAAAATAAATCTTATTTATGATAGGGATGAATATGGTTATGATAtctatttcaaaaaaataagtagGAAAGGAGATCTACCTAAAATTTATggaataaatgttttttcgGATAATTTATCATTTGCATGTGATATGTCtagtttttataatttagttTTATATCCATCTTTGTCTATATATAATGAGTTGATCAAACCGTGCGGTTATACCATATCTGCATGGGTATTTTTTcctatagaaaaaaatatttccttttcctcTTTGATAAGTGGAGAAAATGATACAcatgtttgtatatttaatgatGATTTAATTTTAGGTTGTATTgagaattataataaagaGAAGAAaggatatataaattatcattCATCTGGttatagtattaaaaaattgaataaaggATGGTATTATTTGAGTGTTGTTGGGACTTTAAAAGgtcaattttatttcataaatgGGGGCTTTAAGGGATATCataaattttgttcttttgaTAATATAAAGTACATTGGTAATAGTAGTCTATTTATAAACccttttccatatatttgtTTCATACAAGTTTCTAATAAGCCTCTTTCAATGAATGATATATTGTATGAATACACCATTTCTCCTTcatgttataattttacatattcctattattatttttatttatcttctttttttgctAATTTGATTACAAATGAGTTAAAAAATGACTCTATCACTTTGGTAAGCGATTCATCCATATCAGCAAATCATTTGAACAATGCGGACTACGTTCATTTTGATATCACAGAAAATTAtgatgtgcatatatatccCTATCATGAAAGCAAacgttattatttttctgtatCCCTTAACTCTATGAAGAATAGaagattatatttttttaatagcaTTAAAGACCAAGTTAATAATTTGAGcatatacttaaataattatgtattattaccTGAAAACTGGACTATTTTCACAGTAATAAATCTATCCTATGTAAATGAGTCAAGTTATCATTGTTTGTTAGGAGGACAAAATGGAAGCTCTCATATCGTTATTGATGGCTCCGATTTGTCTCTAGGTGTTTTAACAAATTTGGAACATTTATCAAATTTCTCAAATTCAGGGTGCGGTTTTTTATGCCAACAGGGGagttataataaattcaaaaataagaaaaaatttagaggagaaaaaaatgaaaatataattaacataAGCCTAAAGGAGAATTCTACTCCAAAGGAACTCTCTCTAGAGAGGagtttttcaaataataaaaaaaattataacagaAATGGgaacaataaaattaaccCTTATATGTTaaagcataaaaaatattatgggAAATTTCACAGTTCTGGTTATAATTTTCAGAATATgttaaataagaatattttattaacaagCAGATGTGCAAAAAATGAGCaaaccttttttattaacacatCTAAAGTAGGAGTGTGCCATTCATGCTCTAGTCCTATAACTTGTATTGGAAACTGCTCATCtattaataatgaatatttgtCGCCTTTTGGTTTCTACAAATTTGTTAGAATTGTATTTGAATATGTTACTGATGAGCAAATAAGAGAATATTACAATGCTCTTAACTTATAG